A single region of the Mus caroli chromosome 16, CAROLI_EIJ_v1.1, whole genome shotgun sequence genome encodes:
- the Fam43a gene encoding protein FAM43A, which produces MLPWKKHKFELLAEAPPRQASKPKGYAVSLHYSALSSLARACPEGALSRVGSMFRSKRKKLHITSEDPTYTVLYLGNATTIQARGDGCTDLAVGKIWSKSEAGRQGTKMKLTVSAQGIRMVHAEERALRRPGHLYLLHRVTYCVADARLPKVFAWVYRHELKHKAVMLRCHAVLVSKPEKAQAMALLLYQTSANALAEFKRLKRRDDARHQQQELVGAHTIPLVPLRKLLLHGPCCYKPPVERSRSAPKLGSITEDLLGEQQEEEEEHLEDCLEEEEEEDGVGDGDPAEEEAEEQRALVVAMQLECEDLLDPLENGHEEALGDGGVSLGPSSGTSLPLSVCASDMKAQLSQLISDLGDLSFGNDVSTLETDLRVTRLLSGESTGSESSIEGGGLDATPVSPGNPSGPADSTSLDEPYSG; this is translated from the coding sequence ATGCTGCCGTGGAAGAAGCACAAGTTCGAGCTGCTGGCCGAGGCGCCGCCGCGGCAGGCGTCCAAGCCTAAGGGCTACGCTGTGAGCCTGCACTACTCCGCGCTCAGCTCCTTGGCGAGAGCCTGCCCGGAAGGCGCGCTCAGCCGGGTGGGCAGCATGTTCCGCTCCAAGCGCAAGAAGCTGCACATCACCAGCGAGGACCCCACTTACACTGTGCTCTACCTGGGGAATGCCACCACCATCCAGGCGCGCGGGGACGGTTGCACTGACCTAGCGGTGGGCAAGATCTGGAGCAAGAGTGAGGCCGGCCGTCAAGGGACTAAGATGAAGCTGACCGTGAGTGCACAAGGCATCCGCATGGTGCATGCCGAGGAGCGAGCGCTGCGACGTCCCGGCCACCTCTACCTGCTGCACCGCGTCACCTACTGTGTGGCAGACGCGCGGCTGCCCAAAGTCTTCGCCTGGGTGTACCGGCATGAGCTGAAGCACAAGGCGGTAATGCTACGCTGCCACGCGGTGCTGGTGTCCAAGCCGGAGAAGGCTCAGGCCATGGCCCTGCTGCTCTACCAGACATCAGCCAACGCTCTGGCAGAGTTTAAACGTCTCAAGCGGCGGGATGATGCGCGTCACCAgcagcaggagttggtgggtgcaCACACCATCCCACTGGTGCCGCTGCGCAAGCTGCTCTTGCACGGACCTTGCTGCTACAAGCCGCCAGTGGAGCGCAGCCGCAGCGCTCCCAAGCTGGGCTCCATCACCGAGGACCTGCTTGGGGaacagcaggaggaagaagaggagcatCTGGAGGActgcctggaggaggaggaagaagaggacggCGTGGGGGATGGGGATCCAGcagaggaagaggctgaggagcAGAGGGCGCTGGTGGTGGCCATGCAGTTGGAATGTGAGGACTTGCTGGACCCGCTGGAAAATGGCCACGAGGAGGCGTTGGGGGACGGCGGGGTCTCGCTGGGCCCCAGCTCGGGGACATCACTTCCTCTGTCAGTCTGTGCCTCAGACATGAAGGCCCAACTGTCACAGCTTATTAGTGACCTGGGCGACCTTAGCTTTGGCAATGACGTGAGCACCCTGGAGACCGATTTAAGGGTGACACGCCTGCTGTCGGGCGAGAGCACAGGCAGCGAGAGCTCCATCGAGGGTGGAGGCCTGGATGCCACCCCTGTCAGCCCTGGCAACCCATCGGGCCCTGCTGACAGCACCAGCCTAGATGAGCCCTACTCGGGCTAA